From the Clostridium sp. Marseille-P299 genome, one window contains:
- the cobJ gene encoding precorrin-3B C(17)-methyltransferase, with product MNKLYVVGIGPGEYDQMTVKAIKALEESDVVVGYTVYTDLIKPYFESKEYITTPMTKEKDRCILAFEKAREGLTTSMICSGDAGVYGMSGLILEIGILYPEVKVEIIPGVTAASSGAAVLGAPLIHDFAVISLSDLLTPWEKIEKRLKFAAAADFVICLYNPSSKKRKDYLKKACEIVLESADKDTICGIVKNIGRLGETMEIVTLEELMIKEVDMFTTVFIGNSQTKRIGNSIVTPRGYQ from the coding sequence TTGAATAAATTATATGTGGTAGGGATTGGACCAGGCGAGTATGATCAGATGACGGTAAAAGCAATTAAGGCGTTAGAAGAAAGTGATGTTGTTGTGGGCTATACCGTTTATACGGATTTAATAAAACCTTATTTTGAAAGTAAAGAATACATAACAACCCCAATGACGAAAGAAAAAGATCGATGCATTCTAGCATTTGAAAAAGCGAGGGAAGGCTTAACGACATCCATGATTTGTAGCGGAGATGCAGGAGTTTATGGAATGTCAGGCTTAATACTTGAAATTGGAATATTATATCCAGAAGTAAAAGTCGAAATAATTCCGGGTGTAACGGCAGCTTCAAGCGGTGCAGCAGTATTAGGAGCACCACTGATTCATGACTTTGCAGTAATAAGTCTTAGTGATTTACTAACACCTTGGGAAAAGATTGAAAAAAGACTAAAATTTGCAGCAGCAGCAGATTTTGTTATCTGTCTTTATAATCCATCCAGTAAAAAGCGTAAAGATTACTTAAAAAAAGCTTGCGAAATTGTCCTTGAATCCGCAGATAAAGATACGATTTGCGGTATTGTTAAAAATATCGGTAGACTTGGTGAAACAATGGAAATTGTGACATTAGAAGAGCTAATGATTAAAGAAGTTGATATGTTTACTACAGTTTTTATTGGAAATTCACAAACAAAAAGAATAGGAAATTCTATAGTAACGCCTAGGGGATACCAATAG